One window of Bacillus alkalicellulosilyticus genomic DNA carries:
- a CDS encoding YlmC/YmxH family sporulation protein, with amino-acid sequence MLKISELQAKDIVNIENGKRLGHLGDIDINLSSGQIDALIINGTGKMMSFFSKEDELVIPWANIEKIGSDCILVRVADLEE; translated from the coding sequence ATGTTAAAAATATCAGAATTACAAGCAAAGGATATAGTCAATATTGAAAATGGAAAGCGGCTAGGACATTTAGGAGATATAGATATCAATTTGTCTTCTGGTCAAATAGATGCCCTAATTATAAATGGAACAGGAAAAATGATGAGCTTTTTTAGTAAAGAAGACGAACTAGTCATTCCATGGGCTAATATCGAAAAAATTGGTTCGGATTGCATCTTAGTCCGAGTAGCTGACCTTGAGGAATGA
- a CDS encoding DUF881 domain-containing protein — protein MKDHRHIFTFVLLIIGFMLAVQFQSTKEPVVRDTRDIRELRTELQAEQERHQQLVQEIDNTLVLLQQYENSFNDQQSVEEVIEEQIESLKEGAGLTEKSGEGITIKISTLGGDPFYDSQRQSIPPHLLRFLVNELNINSARDIAIANHRVVSTTAFREVQGVTQLNGGRRIPPLPVEVKVLADDAENLHNHMVVSESVKYFELEGYSLTFTIENEITLPPYEQTPRVRFMEQVKEE, from the coding sequence ATGAAGGATCATCGCCATATTTTCACCTTTGTTTTATTGATTATTGGATTTATGCTTGCCGTACAATTTCAATCTACTAAAGAGCCAGTTGTACGGGATACACGTGACATCAGGGAGCTTAGAACGGAATTACAAGCAGAACAAGAGCGTCATCAACAATTAGTACAAGAAATAGATAATACATTAGTTCTTCTCCAACAATATGAAAATTCATTTAACGATCAACAAAGTGTTGAGGAAGTAATTGAGGAACAAATTGAATCCCTAAAAGAAGGTGCAGGGTTAACTGAAAAAAGTGGTGAGGGTATTACGATAAAAATTAGTACGTTAGGGGGCGACCCTTTTTATGACTCTCAACGACAAAGTATTCCCCCGCATTTATTGAGATTTCTTGTAAATGAACTAAACATTAATAGCGCTAGAGATATTGCTATCGCAAATCATAGAGTCGTTTCAACGACTGCGTTCAGGGAAGTACAAGGAGTAACCCAACTAAATGGAGGCCGAAGAATTCCACCGCTGCCAGTAGAAGTCAAAGTGCTCGCAGATGATGCAGAGAATTTGCATAATCACATGGTGGTTTCTGAATCAGTTAAATATTTTGAACTTGAAGGCTATTCATTGACATTTACAATTGAGAATGAGATAACACTGCCTCCATATGAACAAACTCCTCGAGTGAGATTTATGGAGCAAGTAAAGGAGGAATAA
- the spoIIGA gene encoding sigma-E processing peptidase SpoIIGA — MTIYLDVIWFLNFCIDVLLLYITAIALKRNVKHWRLIVAGLFASSIVLLLFTPLGSLFYKPWMKLLFSLTIVFIAFGFKRLPYFLQNFFMFYFVTFMTGGGLFALHFFWQSDVEVLEGVMISKTTGYGSTFSWLFVLIGFPLVWYFSKQQINQIEVKQVQYDQLTEVEISFGEKLVHVKGLIDSGNQLHDPITRVPVMILEARALQSILSDEMIATLSKVEEIGMMVDHPFAERMRIVPYRVVGHDQQFLIALKPDYVKIKSNEEEHQIKKVLVGINHSNLSNDGDYQCIVHPKLILTNHGKKLA; from the coding sequence ATGACCATTTATTTGGACGTTATCTGGTTTTTAAATTTTTGTATTGATGTGTTGTTACTTTATATTACCGCTATTGCACTAAAGCGAAATGTAAAGCACTGGAGACTCATTGTAGCTGGACTATTCGCGTCCTCTATTGTATTACTTTTATTTACTCCATTAGGCTCACTGTTTTATAAACCATGGATGAAGCTATTGTTTTCATTGACAATTGTCTTTATTGCATTCGGATTTAAACGGTTACCTTACTTTTTACAGAATTTCTTTATGTTCTATTTTGTAACGTTTATGACAGGAGGTGGGCTATTTGCATTACATTTCTTCTGGCAATCCGATGTGGAAGTTCTAGAAGGTGTAATGATTTCAAAGACAACAGGGTATGGCAGTACATTTAGTTGGCTTTTTGTACTGATTGGATTTCCATTAGTCTGGTATTTTTCGAAACAACAAATAAACCAGATAGAAGTCAAACAAGTGCAATATGACCAATTGACTGAGGTCGAAATATCCTTTGGTGAAAAACTAGTACATGTAAAAGGTCTCATAGATAGCGGCAATCAACTCCATGACCCGATTACAAGAGTACCTGTTATGATATTAGAAGCACGGGCTCTTCAGTCGATTCTATCAGATGAGATGATTGCTACACTTAGTAAGGTAGAAGAAATAGGGATGATGGTCGACCATCCATTTGCAGAGAGAATGAGGATTGTACCTTATCGTGTCGTTGGTCACGACCAACAGTTTCTAATCGCATTAAAACCAGATTACGTCAAAATAAAAAGTAATGAAGAAGAACATCAGATTAAAAAAGTATTAGTTGGAATTAATCACTCTAACCTATCAAATGACGGAGATTATCAATGCATTGTCCACCCAAAACTTATCTTAACTAATCACGGTAAAAAATTAGCATAG
- a CDS encoding DUF881 domain-containing protein, whose translation MRVTGKHVIYALVLMVTGFIIALSYQFASEGNNQDVITERQWRHEDELRNKIIIEQAVNRNLQEDLRAYQAQLQEIEDRITHLDEQQELRVTNLMEDLERIRKVVGSVKVTGPGIEVTLADSSYLPDGANANEYIVHEAHVQTLVDELFVAGAEAISINGIRLSHRSYIQCIGPVIKIDGYTSAAPFVISAIGDAVTLEGSLHLLGGVHDQLVNANIEVKIQKKNDIVMDPYLSERG comes from the coding sequence GTGAGGGTGACAGGTAAACATGTTATTTATGCTCTCGTCTTAATGGTAACCGGCTTCATTATTGCCCTTTCATACCAGTTTGCTAGTGAGGGCAATAATCAAGATGTCATTACAGAAAGACAGTGGCGTCATGAAGACGAGCTTCGAAATAAAATTATTATTGAACAAGCAGTCAATCGAAACTTACAAGAAGATTTACGTGCCTATCAAGCACAGCTTCAGGAGATAGAGGACCGAATTACTCATCTGGATGAACAGCAAGAATTGAGAGTAACGAATTTAATGGAAGACCTAGAGCGAATTAGAAAAGTAGTCGGTTCAGTAAAAGTTACTGGTCCTGGAATTGAAGTGACTTTAGCAGATTCATCTTATTTACCAGATGGTGCAAATGCAAACGAATATATCGTCCATGAAGCACATGTTCAAACTCTAGTGGATGAACTGTTCGTTGCTGGAGCTGAAGCGATTTCAATTAATGGGATAAGATTATCTCATCGTTCTTATATCCAATGTATTGGACCTGTTATTAAAATTGATGGGTACACGTCTGCAGCACCTTTTGTGATTTCAGCTATAGGTGATGCAGTTACGTTAGAAGGATCTTTGCATTTATTAGGAGGCGTACATGACCAATTAGTGAATGCTAATATCGAAGTGAAAATACAAAAGAAAAATGACATTGTGATGGATCCATATTTGTCAGAGAGAGGGTGA
- a CDS encoding small basic family protein — translation MWLPFLGLLIGILLGFFTEFRVPDEYLNYLSIAVLAALDTLFGGIRAHLQGTFEGNVFLSGFFFNILLAAGLAFLGVHLGVDLYLAAIFAFGVRLFNNIAVIRRLILSNWQQKQTEKDA, via the coding sequence ATGTGGTTACCTTTCCTTGGCCTATTAATTGGTATCTTACTGGGCTTTTTTACAGAATTCAGAGTGCCAGATGAATACTTGAATTATCTATCGATTGCAGTACTTGCAGCATTGGATACCTTGTTTGGTGGGATAAGGGCCCACCTACAAGGAACCTTCGAAGGAAATGTATTTTTGAGTGGTTTCTTTTTTAATATACTTCTTGCTGCAGGTTTAGCTTTTCTAGGTGTCCATCTTGGTGTAGACTTATATTTAGCAGCCATTTTTGCTTTTGGTGTTCGTCTATTTAATAATATTGCAGTTATTCGTAGACTTATATTATCAAATTGGCAGCAAAAACAAACCGAGAAAGATGCGTAG
- the murB gene encoding UDP-N-acetylmuramate dehydrogenase, which yields MKSYIDKLNEMNIGTVLENEPLANHTTWKIGGPADVMVEPDSIVDLQAIMTFLQEEKIPWRAIGRGSNLLVSDKGIRGVVIKLGENLSELTVDGEEITVGGGYSLIKLATVISKQGLSGLEFAGGIPGSVGGAVFMNAGAHGSDISKILKRAHILYEDGTMRWIENEDMAFSYRTSRLQKEKGICIEAVFQLKAGDREKIKEELQHNKDYRRKSQPWNFPCAGSVFRNPLPNYAGQLIEKANLKGHQIGGAQVSDMHGNFIVNVKDATAEDVLQLIQHIKDTVKNKFDVKMETEVEIIGE from the coding sequence ATGAAATCTTACATTGATAAATTAAATGAAATGAACATAGGTACAGTACTTGAGAATGAACCATTGGCTAATCATACGACCTGGAAAATCGGAGGGCCAGCTGATGTGATGGTTGAACCGGATAGCATAGTTGATTTACAAGCAATTATGACTTTCCTACAAGAAGAAAAGATTCCATGGCGTGCAATTGGAAGAGGATCCAATTTACTAGTTAGTGATAAAGGGATTCGTGGAGTGGTTATCAAGTTAGGGGAGAACTTGAGTGAACTTACTGTTGATGGAGAAGAGATTACAGTGGGTGGTGGCTATTCTTTAATCAAGCTAGCCACGGTCATTAGTAAGCAAGGACTATCAGGATTGGAATTTGCAGGAGGAATTCCCGGCTCAGTAGGAGGAGCTGTTTTTATGAATGCTGGTGCTCATGGTTCTGATATCTCAAAAATTTTAAAAAGAGCTCATATTCTATATGAAGATGGAACAATGAGATGGATTGAGAATGAGGACATGGCTTTTTCATATCGAACCTCTCGTTTGCAAAAAGAAAAAGGAATTTGCATAGAAGCAGTGTTCCAACTTAAAGCCGGTGACCGCGAAAAAATCAAGGAAGAACTGCAACATAATAAGGATTATCGTCGAAAATCACAGCCGTGGAATTTCCCATGCGCTGGAAGTGTTTTCCGCAATCCACTTCCCAATTATGCAGGTCAATTAATTGAGAAAGCGAACTTAAAAGGGCATCAAATTGGAGGAGCACAAGTATCAGATATGCACGGTAATTTCATTGTTAACGTGAAAGATGCTACAGCGGAAGATGTTTTACAGTTAATTCAACATATCAAAGATACAGTAAAAAATAAGTTTGATGTTAAAATGGAAACCGAAGTTGAAATAATTGGTGAATAA
- the ftsZ gene encoding cell division protein FtsZ produces the protein MLEFEMDMDQLATIKVIGVGGGGSNAVNRMIENGLQGVEFIAVNTDAQALHLSKAEIKLQLGGKLTRGLGAGANPEIGKRAAEESKEQIEEALEGADMVFITAGMGGGTGTGAAPVIASIAKELGALTVGVVTRPFTFEGRKRSGQAGIGIDALKDNVDTLIVIPNDRLLEIVDKNTPMLEAFREADNVLRQGVQGISDLIAVPGLINLDFADVKTIMSDKGSALMGIGIATGENRAAEAAKKAISSPLLETSVDGAQGVLMNITGGSNLSLYEVHEAAEIVSAASDPEVNMIFGSVINENLKDEIVVTVIATGFDENESNQVLQAPQRTTQPIKGNTKGEEAPKEQRNLNQNQQQQPNFEQMDTLDVPAFLRNRRRRNK, from the coding sequence ATGTTAGAGTTTGAAATGGATATGGATCAACTGGCGACGATTAAAGTCATCGGTGTTGGTGGCGGTGGTAGTAATGCCGTAAACCGCATGATTGAGAACGGCCTTCAAGGAGTAGAATTTATTGCTGTGAATACAGATGCACAAGCATTGCATCTTTCAAAAGCTGAAATAAAGCTTCAATTAGGTGGGAAGTTAACAAGAGGTTTAGGTGCTGGCGCGAATCCAGAAATAGGAAAACGTGCGGCTGAAGAAAGTAAAGAGCAAATTGAAGAAGCACTTGAAGGTGCTGATATGGTTTTTATCACTGCTGGTATGGGTGGTGGAACTGGTACGGGGGCAGCTCCGGTTATTGCTTCAATTGCTAAAGAATTAGGAGCATTAACGGTAGGTGTTGTTACAAGACCATTTACATTCGAAGGGCGAAAACGCTCAGGACAAGCAGGTATTGGAATTGATGCGTTAAAGGATAATGTAGATACTCTAATTGTTATTCCTAACGACCGCCTGCTTGAAATTGTAGACAAAAACACACCAATGCTTGAAGCATTCCGTGAAGCTGATAATGTGTTACGTCAAGGGGTTCAAGGTATTTCTGACTTAATCGCAGTTCCAGGATTAATTAACCTTGACTTTGCAGATGTAAAGACAATTATGAGCGATAAAGGTTCGGCATTAATGGGAATTGGAATTGCAACGGGTGAAAACCGTGCTGCTGAAGCTGCGAAAAAAGCGATTTCTAGTCCTTTACTTGAAACTTCTGTTGATGGAGCACAAGGCGTGCTTATGAACATCACTGGAGGATCGAATTTAAGTCTTTATGAAGTACACGAGGCTGCGGAAATTGTTTCTGCTGCATCTGACCCTGAAGTGAACATGATTTTTGGATCTGTTATTAACGAGAATCTTAAGGATGAAATCGTTGTTACGGTAATCGCAACTGGATTTGATGAGAATGAATCAAATCAAGTGTTGCAAGCACCACAACGGACTACTCAACCAATTAAAGGAAATACTAAGGGTGAAGAAGCTCCTAAAGAACAACGTAATTTAAACCAAAATCAACAACAACAACCTAATTTTGAGCAAATGGATACATTAGATGTTCCAGCGTTTTTAAGAAATCGACGACGTCGCAATAAATAA
- the sigG gene encoding RNA polymerase sporulation sigma factor SigG, whose product MTRNKVEICGVDTSKLPVLKNAEMRDLFERLQSGELSAREKLVNGNLRLVLSVIQRFNNRGEYVDDLFQVGCIGLMKSIDNFDLSQNVKFSTYAVPMIIGEIRRYLRDNNPIRVSRSLRDIAYKALQVRDQLMSQRNRDREPTVMEIAKVLDVPKEDVVFALDAIQDPVSLFEPIYNDGGDPIYVMDQISDEKNKDVNWVEEIALREAMIRLNDREKMILNMRFFQGKTQMEVADEIGISQAQVSRLEKAAIQQMNKHAQS is encoded by the coding sequence TTGACACGAAATAAAGTTGAAATTTGTGGAGTAGATACTTCAAAGCTTCCTGTATTAAAAAATGCAGAAATGCGAGACCTCTTTGAAAGACTTCAAAGTGGGGAACTAAGCGCAAGAGAAAAACTAGTGAATGGAAACTTACGATTGGTACTGAGTGTTATCCAACGCTTTAACAATCGTGGGGAGTACGTTGATGACCTCTTTCAAGTTGGTTGTATTGGGCTAATGAAATCAATTGACAACTTTGATTTAAGTCAAAATGTAAAGTTTTCAACGTATGCAGTACCAATGATTATTGGTGAAATTAGACGGTATTTACGGGATAATAACCCAATCCGTGTTTCTCGTTCATTACGTGATATTGCGTATAAAGCCCTACAAGTTCGTGACCAATTGATGTCGCAGAGAAACCGAGATAGGGAACCAACTGTCATGGAGATTGCCAAAGTTCTCGATGTTCCAAAAGAAGATGTCGTTTTTGCCTTAGACGCCATCCAAGACCCAGTTTCATTATTTGAGCCGATTTACAATGATGGAGGAGACCCCATTTATGTGATGGACCAAATTAGTGATGAAAAGAACAAAGATGTGAATTGGGTTGAAGAAATTGCCTTGCGCGAGGCGATGATCCGGTTAAATGACCGTGAAAAAATGATACTTAATATGCGCTTTTTCCAAGGGAAAACTCAAATGGAAGTTGCCGATGAAATCGGTATATCCCAAGCTCAGGTTTCTCGTCTTGAGAAAGCAGCAATTCAACAAATGAATAAACATGCTCAAAGTTAA
- the ftsA gene encoding cell division protein FtsA has translation MNNNEIYVSLDIGTSNVRVVIGEMTNGTLNIIGVGNTNSHGIKKGSIVDIDETVNSIKRAVDKAERMVGLSIKQVIVGVNGNHIQLQPCHGVVAVSSPDREIGDEDINRVIDASQVLSIPPERAIIDVISKQFIVDGLDEITDPRGMIGVRLEMEGTIITASKTVLHNLLRCVEKAGLEVAYIAYQPLAAGSVAISKDEKSIGVGLIDIGGGSITVSIYEQGALQTTSVIPLGGDHVTNDIAIGFRTSSEEAERVKVKFGHAYLDEASDEEMFKISVIGSNSATEYSQFELAHIIEPRMEEMFDLIDREVRRLGYDDLPGGYVLTGGAVMLPGVLELAREILQNNVRIATPDYIGVRESQYTTGVGLIQFAHRNGRVMGREVAASVSVFEEEKPSKKKEKPVPKANGDNGMKNKVKGLYKMFFGE, from the coding sequence ATGAACAACAATGAGATATATGTAAGTTTAGACATCGGTACATCCAATGTCCGAGTAGTCATTGGTGAAATGACCAACGGAACACTGAATATCATCGGTGTTGGAAACACGAATTCTCATGGAATAAAAAAAGGTTCAATTGTGGATATTGATGAAACAGTTAATTCAATTAAACGTGCAGTAGATAAGGCAGAACGGATGGTAGGTTTATCCATAAAGCAAGTCATTGTAGGGGTAAACGGCAATCATATACAATTGCAACCATGTCACGGGGTTGTCGCAGTTTCTAGCCCAGACCGTGAAATTGGTGATGAAGATATTAATAGAGTCATTGATGCGTCTCAAGTTTTATCTATTCCACCTGAAAGAGCAATTATTGATGTTATTTCAAAACAATTTATTGTGGATGGGTTAGATGAAATTACTGACCCAAGAGGAATGATTGGTGTTCGACTTGAAATGGAAGGAACAATTATTACTGCCTCGAAAACAGTGTTACATAATTTACTTCGCTGTGTGGAAAAGGCCGGTTTAGAAGTTGCTTATATAGCATACCAGCCGTTAGCTGCTGGGTCTGTAGCTATTTCAAAGGATGAGAAAAGCATTGGTGTTGGTTTAATAGATATTGGTGGTGGTTCCATTACGGTTTCTATATATGAACAAGGTGCTCTTCAAACAACATCAGTCATTCCTCTTGGTGGTGACCATGTTACCAATGATATAGCAATTGGTTTCCGTACATCTTCTGAAGAAGCCGAGCGAGTGAAAGTTAAGTTTGGACATGCTTATTTAGATGAGGCTTCAGACGAAGAAATGTTTAAGATTTCTGTAATTGGAAGCAATAGCGCTACAGAGTATTCCCAATTCGAGCTTGCTCATATTATAGAGCCTCGTATGGAAGAAATGTTTGACCTTATTGATCGTGAAGTTCGTCGACTTGGATATGATGATTTACCGGGTGGCTATGTTCTTACCGGTGGAGCTGTAATGCTTCCAGGTGTATTAGAGCTAGCTAGAGAAATTCTCCAAAACAATGTTCGAATTGCCACTCCAGATTATATTGGTGTAAGAGAATCTCAATATACGACAGGAGTAGGATTAATTCAATTTGCTCATCGTAACGGAAGAGTGATGGGTAGAGAGGTTGCGGCATCTGTTTCTGTATTCGAAGAAGAAAAACCTAGCAAGAAGAAGGAAAAACCGGTACCGAAAGCGAATGGAGATAATGGAATGAAAAATAAAGTAAAAGGCTTGTATAAGATGTTTTTTGGTGAATAA
- the pgeF gene encoding peptidoglycan editing factor PgeF: MNDSPLFIQTDNDILQLNHERLPNDMKAGFSIRTGGVSSAPYQSLNMGFHVGDVDEDVRLNRKILAEKIGFPLDCWVVGEQIHQANIYKVASNDKGKGAFSLHDSLKGIDGLYTSERNILLVSLYADCVPLYFFAPNYDLIGVAHAGWKGTVLNIGATLIEQWKSIEKVPITEIQCVIGPSIGKKEYEVDERVIQEVEKVLPNTDTFATPLENGHYLLDLKEVNKLLLENEGIPIQNISVTHHCTASQLDLFFSHRKEKGQTGRMMSYIGMKGE; the protein is encoded by the coding sequence GTGAACGATTCCCCACTTTTTATTCAAACAGATAACGATATATTACAATTGAATCATGAGAGGCTACCAAATGATATGAAGGCAGGGTTTTCGATTCGAACGGGTGGAGTAAGTAGTGCTCCGTATCAATCGTTAAACATGGGTTTTCATGTAGGTGATGTTGATGAGGATGTTCGTCTTAACCGAAAAATCCTTGCGGAGAAAATTGGTTTTCCGCTTGATTGTTGGGTTGTAGGTGAACAAATTCATCAAGCCAACATTTATAAGGTAGCTTCTAATGATAAAGGCAAAGGTGCGTTTTCCTTACATGATTCACTTAAAGGAATTGATGGGCTGTATACGAGTGAGAGAAATATTCTCCTCGTGAGTTTATATGCTGATTGCGTACCACTGTACTTTTTTGCACCAAACTATGACTTGATTGGAGTTGCACATGCTGGTTGGAAAGGAACGGTATTAAATATTGGTGCTACCCTCATCGAACAATGGAAAAGCATTGAAAAAGTTCCTATAACAGAAATCCAGTGTGTCATTGGCCCTTCTATTGGGAAAAAGGAATATGAGGTCGATGAAAGGGTAATACAAGAAGTAGAAAAAGTGTTACCGAATACCGATACTTTTGCGACACCATTAGAAAATGGGCACTATTTACTTGATTTAAAAGAAGTAAATAAGCTTCTATTAGAAAACGAAGGAATTCCAATACAAAACATAAGCGTCACACATCATTGTACAGCCTCTCAATTGGACTTGTTTTTCTCTCACCGAAAAGAAAAAGGGCAAACGGGAAGAATGATGAGCTACATTGGGATGAAAGGAGAGTAA
- a CDS encoding cell division protein FtsQ/DivIB produces MKDEKVITIEDRIPKLKEQRKQRANRRLVFFLSFFFFLILLVIYFQSPLSHIKTIEIKGNHHVSSAEIEEASNIMIGTSIWNMDNDDSIESILAIEEIADAEITRSLPTTVVITVSEHKRVAYLHDNGKYFPIIETGKFLTELPDDQFPADAPILKNWEQGAVVEELANELNKVPESLVNRISEIYYSPNETDPLRITLYMNDGFEVHTTVRNFSERIAPYASIIKEINPDSKGIIHMRMTPYFENYETEEETASEGDR; encoded by the coding sequence ATGAAAGACGAGAAGGTCATAACGATAGAAGACCGAATTCCTAAATTGAAGGAACAACGAAAACAAAGGGCTAATCGTCGTTTAGTATTTTTTCTTTCGTTCTTCTTTTTTCTTATTCTATTGGTGATTTATTTTCAATCCCCATTGAGTCACATTAAGACAATTGAAATAAAAGGGAACCATCATGTTTCTTCTGCGGAAATTGAAGAAGCGAGTAATATCATGATTGGGACAAGCATTTGGAATATGGACAATGATGATTCGATTGAATCTATCTTAGCTATAGAGGAAATTGCAGATGCTGAGATTACTAGATCGTTACCAACGACAGTAGTGATAACGGTTAGCGAACATAAACGCGTAGCTTATCTTCATGATAACGGAAAATACTTTCCTATTATCGAAACAGGCAAGTTTCTAACAGAGTTGCCAGATGACCAGTTTCCTGCAGATGCACCAATCTTAAAAAATTGGGAACAAGGAGCTGTTGTTGAAGAGCTAGCAAATGAATTAAATAAAGTCCCTGAAAGTCTAGTAAATCGAATTTCAGAAATTTATTATAGTCCAAATGAAACCGATCCACTTCGGATAACGTTATATATGAATGATGGGTTTGAAGTTCACACGACGGTTCGAAATTTTTCCGAACGCATTGCCCCTTATGCATCGATTATTAAAGAGATAAATCCCGACAGTAAAGGGATTATTCATATGAGAATGACCCCTTATTTTGAGAACTACGAAACTGAGGAGGAAACGGCAAGTGAGGGTGACAGGTAA
- the murG gene encoding undecaprenyldiphospho-muramoylpentapeptide beta-N-acetylglucosaminyltransferase: MKVIVSGGGTGGHIYPALALIKEIKKREPDAEVLYIGTESGLESEIVRREKIPFEAIEITGFKRKLSVDNVKTVLRFLKGTYSSKKIMKKFKPDVVIGTGGYVCGPVVYAAAKLKIPTVIHEQNSVPGLTNKFLSRYVNKIALSFAESEEFFPKSKTVIIGNPRAQEVVETTTKQGGLAIGLKPDKRSVLIVGGSRGARPINEAFLEVLEKVKESPYQYVYVTGQIHYDKVMTEVERNGNPDNVIIKPFIHNMPDVLANVDLIVARAGATTLAEITALGLPSILIPSPYVTNNHQEKNARSLKDNGAAIVRIETEMNGQQLLDDVHDIFTPGKWEEMHKAAKELGKPEAASDFYRLLVELTQKAQ; encoded by the coding sequence ATGAAGGTTATTGTGAGTGGAGGAGGAACAGGGGGGCATATTTACCCTGCTTTAGCATTAATTAAGGAAATAAAAAAAAGAGAACCAGATGCAGAGGTTCTTTACATAGGAACAGAAAGTGGACTTGAAAGTGAAATCGTTCGAAGGGAGAAAATCCCTTTTGAAGCAATAGAAATTACTGGGTTTAAGAGGAAGTTATCTGTCGACAATGTTAAGACTGTGCTTCGGTTCTTGAAGGGAACCTATTCTTCAAAAAAAATTATGAAAAAGTTCAAACCTGATGTTGTTATTGGTACAGGTGGCTATGTCTGTGGACCTGTTGTGTATGCGGCAGCTAAACTAAAGATACCAACAGTCATTCATGAACAAAATAGCGTTCCAGGATTAACAAATAAATTTTTAAGTCGATATGTAAATAAAATCGCATTATCTTTTGCCGAGTCAGAAGAATTCTTTCCAAAGAGTAAAACCGTTATTATTGGAAACCCAAGAGCTCAAGAAGTTGTTGAAACAACAACCAAACAAGGTGGCCTTGCCATTGGTCTCAAGCCTGATAAGCGCTCTGTTTTGATTGTTGGAGGTAGCCGAGGGGCACGACCGATTAATGAAGCGTTTCTTGAAGTTTTGGAAAAAGTGAAAGAGAGTCCATACCAATATGTGTATGTTACTGGCCAAATTCACTATGATAAAGTGATGACTGAGGTTGAGCGAAACGGCAACCCAGACAATGTGATTATAAAGCCATTTATTCATAATATGCCGGATGTGTTAGCTAATGTAGACTTAATTGTTGCCCGTGCAGGAGCAACCACGTTAGCTGAAATTACAGCTTTAGGACTTCCAAGTATTTTAATTCCAAGTCCTTATGTTACAAATAATCATCAAGAAAAAAACGCGCGGTCATTAAAGGATAATGGAGCAGCTATTGTTCGAATTGAAACAGAAATGAATGGCCAGCAATTACTAGATGATGTCCATGACATTTTTACACCAGGAAAATGGGAAGAAATGCATAAAGCCGCAAAAGAGTTAGGAAAACCCGAAGCTGCTTCGGACTTTTATAGACTTTTAGTTGAATTAACTCAAAAAGCGCAATAA
- the sigE gene encoding RNA polymerase sporulation sigma factor SigE, translating to MLKLKFTLVWQRILYKLGLKSDEIYYIGGSEALPPPLTKEEEAHLLQKLPTGDKVARSMLIERNLRLVVYIARKFENTGINIEDLISIGTIGLIKAVNTFNPEKKIKLATYASRCIENEILMYLRRNNKIRSEVSFDEPLNIDWDGNELLLSDVLGTDEDIITKGIEEKVDRKLLVKALYTLNDREKQIMELRFGLAGDEEKTQKDVADMLGISQSYISRLEKRIIKRLRKEFNKMV from the coding sequence ATGTTAAAATTGAAGTTCACATTAGTATGGCAACGAATTTTGTATAAGTTAGGGCTTAAATCGGATGAAATCTATTATATCGGTGGAAGTGAAGCCCTTCCGCCCCCGTTAACAAAAGAAGAGGAAGCTCACCTTCTACAAAAATTACCGACAGGCGATAAAGTCGCTCGTTCTATGTTGATTGAAAGAAATTTACGTCTTGTTGTCTACATTGCTAGGAAATTCGAAAATACCGGAATTAACATTGAAGATTTGATTAGCATAGGTACGATTGGACTTATAAAAGCTGTAAATACATTTAATCCAGAAAAAAAGATAAAACTTGCAACGTATGCATCACGTTGTATTGAGAATGAAATTTTAATGTATTTACGTCGTAATAATAAGATACGCTCTGAGGTGTCATTTGATGAACCTTTAAACATCGATTGGGATGGAAATGAATTATTATTATCAGATGTACTTGGTACTGATGAAGATATCATCACAAAAGGTATTGAAGAAAAAGTAGACCGGAAGCTTTTAGTTAAGGCTTTGTACACATTAAACGACCGTGAAAAGCAAATTATGGAATTACGGTTTGGACTAGCCGGTGATGAAGAAAAGACACAAAAGGATGTTGCAGACATGCTGGGCATCTCCCAATCCTACATATCACGCCTTGAAAAAAGAATTATAAAACGGCTCCGAAAAGAATTTAATAAAATGGTGTAA